A part of Triplophysa dalaica isolate WHDGS20190420 chromosome 17, ASM1584641v1, whole genome shotgun sequence genomic DNA contains:
- the bsk146 gene encoding serine/threonine-protein kinase SBK1: protein MSSSPIMPRVSVDILEELQLFAAQNLEKVEVSKYYEVIRELGKGTYGKVDLVIHKIRGTRMALKFLKKKTTKLKSFLREYSISLYLSPCPFIINMFGIAFETEEYYVFVQEYAPSGDLFDIIPPQAGLPEPVAKRCVHQVAIALDYLHSKKLVHRDIKPENILIFDKECRKVKLSDFGMTRRAGSPVKRVSGTIPYTAPELCDTSKHEGFWVDYSTDVWAFGVLLFCMLTGNFPWEKAMPSDNFYEEFVRWQRRRTGMVPSQWRRFTDEALRMFRKLLSLEQERRCSVKEVFAHFGHRWMLDGQGGGSHHQAVMNSSSEEEELLVDRMKQQTLSPAVKSNGVEPATTIAHHFTSVSTNSSVSSTNSYERSARDSPPSSRLLVTTPIEICV, encoded by the exons ATGAGCTCCTCTCCCATCATGCCGCGTGTGTCCGTCGACATCTTGGAGGAACTGCAGCTCTTTGCAGCTCAAAACCTGGAGAAAGTGGAGGTCAGCAAGTACTATGAGGTCATACGAGAGCTTGGGAAGGGCACTTATGGGAAGGTGGACCTTGTCATCCACAAGATCAGAG GCACCCGGATGGCTCTGAAATTTCTAAAGAAGAAAACCACCAAGCTGAAGAGTTTCCTCAGAGAGTACAGCATCTCTCTTTACCTGTCTCCATGTCCCTTTATAATCAACATGTTTGGTATTGCATTTGAAACAGAGGAGTACTATGTGTTTGTACAGGAGTATGCGCCCTCTGGTGACCTATTTGACATCATTCCTCCGCAG GCGGGGCTTCCCGAACCTGTGGCTAAGCGATGTGTCCATCAAGTGGCCATCGCATTGGACTATCTCCATTCAAAAAAGCTAGTGCACAGAGACATCAAGCCCGAGAACATCTTGATCTTCGATAAGGAATGCCGCAAGGTCAAGCTGTCAGACTTTGGCATGACCAGGCGAGCCGGCTCTCCGGTGAAACGCGTGAGCGGAACGATCCCCTACACGGCCCCCGAGCTCTGCGACACGTCCAAGCACGAGGGCTTCTGGGTGGACTATAGCACGGACGTGTGGGCCTTCGGTGTTCTGCTCTTCTGCATGCTCACCGGAAACTTCCCCTGGGAAAAAGCCATGCCCTCCGACAACTTCTATGAAGAGTTTGTGCGCTGGCAGAGGAGGAGGACAGGCATGGTACCGTCGCAATGGCGCCGCTTCACAGACGAAGCCTTGCGGATGTTCCGAAAGCTTTTGTCACTGGAGCAGGAAAGGCGCTGCTCCGTCAAAGAGGTGTTTGCTCATTTTGGCCACCGCTGGATGCTGGATGGGCAGGGTGGTGGAAGTCACCATCAGGCTGTGATGAACTCTTCGTCTGAGGAAGAGGAGCTACTCGTGGACCGGATGAAACAGCAGACGCTGTCTCCGGCGGTCAAGAGCAACGGCGTGGAACCCGCCACAACCATCGCTCACCACTTCACCTCCGTGTCTACCAACAGCTCAGTGTCTTCCACCAACAGCTACGAGCGTTCGGCCAGAGACAGCCCTCCTAGCAGCCGCCTATTGGTCACCACTCCTATAGAGATCTGCGTTTAG